From Acetonema longum DSM 6540:
CCGAGAGCCTGGCGGGCCTGCTGCTGGCTGTGGGAGGTTGAGAATTTGGGATGAACCGGGAACCCGGTATAGATGATTTTCTCCGGCGGTACGCCGTATTGGGCGAGAATCCGGGCTGCTTCCTCGGTGGGGGCCAGGCAGAGATCGGATTCGGCATAGGCCCAGGAGGCATGAAAGCTGACCAGATCGGTTACCACGGTAATCACCGGCCAGCGGAAACCGCCTTTTTTCCTGGCGGCGCAAATAGCCCGCACCAGCAAAGGATGCACCACCACGACCAGGTCCGGATTGACGGTCCGGATCTCAGCCTCAAACCGGGAGGCTGCCAGAGGAAAGAGCAGATTGGTGATCCGGTCCATACGGCGGCTGTCATTGGTCAACCGGAAAAAGAAGTCATAGAGCCAAACTTTGCGGGAAGAAGCATAATTATAGATGGCCGGCGCGTTGCGGATTCCCGGCAGCTGGGTAGCCTTCAGAAAATCCACCATCGTGCAGTTTACGTCCTCGCCGGCTGCCTGCCGGATCGCCTCTGTTAGGGCCAGGGCGGCACTGCGGTGTCCGCCGCCGGTGTCGGATATGGCAAACAGAATCTTTTTCGGCATTTGATTTCTCTCCACTCATTTTAAAATCATCACAAAGATTACCTGAGATTGCTTTTTCTTCATTATACTTGATGACAGACTGCGGGAAAACCGCTTTTCATTCATTGTCGGCAGTTTTACGCAAATTTAACCAGATATTAATCCGGCCTTAACTCCCGGAGGTTCCAGAGTGTTAGATAATAGAATTAACCAGTATAGAGAAGTAGTTCCAGGCGGGAGGTTCATATGAGAATCGCTTTGTTTACTGATACGTTTACACCCCAGATTAACGGAGTCTCCAGGACCTATCAGAGACTGGTCAGTTATCTGCAGAGCCAGGGCATCGAGACCATGGTTTTGGCTCCCTCCGGCAATGGGCCGGACGGTGAGCAGCAGGGCGTGATCCGGTTTTTGAGCTGCGACTTTTTTCTCTACCCGGAATGCCAGATCGCTTGGCCCAACTATTTCTCGCTCTGCTCGGCCCTTGACCGGTTCCGCCCCGATTTGGTCCATATCGCCACGCCCTTTGTTCTTGGCCTGGCAGGACTCAAGTATGCCGACTCGCGCGGCTTGCCCAAGGTAGCGGTGTTTCACACCAATTTTCCCCAGTATTTGGACTATTACCGTATGCCCTTGCTGAAAAAACTGGCCTGGCGGTTTTTGCGCTGGTTTCACACCCAGGCCGACCGGAACTATTGCCCTTCCCAGGAGACCCGGCGGCTGTTGGCCCGTCACGGGATTCCCCGTGTGGATCTCTGGTCCCGGGGGGTTGACCACACTCTTTTCAACCCTATGTGGCACAGCGGAGACTTGCGCCGGCTCCATGGCGTCGGCGATAAAACCGTGCTGTTGTATGT
This genomic window contains:
- a CDS encoding MGDG synthase family glycosyltransferase is translated as MPKKILFAISDTGGGHRSAALALTEAIRQAAGEDVNCTMVDFLKATQLPGIRNAPAIYNYASSRKVWLYDFFFRLTNDSRRMDRITNLLFPLAASRFEAEIRTVNPDLVVVVHPLLVRAICAARKKGGFRWPVITVVTDLVSFHASWAYAESDLCLAPTEEAARILAQYGVPPEKIIYTGFPVHPKFSTSHSQQQARQALGINPDAFTVLITGGGVGSGKMYDIVKTLEKVCPDKQLLVITGNNKELYQTLSAGRQPGSLTHVYGFVNNMETMMAASDIVVTKAGPGTIMEVLAMRRPLVITQAVGVQETGNIDFVVNHKLGFSCSDPAGIAQIVNRMTQPDAAWAVNSENLHKIPADGAGKIAGLIRERLASLT
- a CDS encoding glycosyltransferase family 4 protein, whose protein sequence is MRIALFTDTFTPQINGVSRTYQRLVSYLQSQGIETMVLAPSGNGPDGEQQGVIRFLSCDFFLYPECQIAWPNYFSLCSALDRFRPDLVHIATPFVLGLAGLKYADSRGLPKVAVFHTNFPQYLDYYRMPLLKKLAWRFLRWFHTQADRNYCPSQETRRLLARHGIPRVDLWSRGVDHTLFNPMWHSGDLRRLHGVGDKTVLLYVGRLAPEKNVEILLQALTAANASINGLHLWIVGDGPARPALEAMAPANVTFMGYRAGQDLAGLYASADIFVCPSVTETFGNVILEAMASGLPVVAPMAGGIKENLFPMKTGLDCLPLNSLSMAEAIIRLARDRELRISLAAQAFQHASEQTWEMVFGRLVDSYRDVIERHRSTRRIQAI